The genomic window CAGAGATGGTTAAATATTCCTTCGAAGGCCTCTAAGTACGAGATTTTTATTTGTTGCCTCAATGCCCCTTAAAGTCCAATAAAATTTGATATGGTTAGATGTTTTCTTGATATGttcattaaattttgatatGGTTATATGTTACCCCGATGACCCTAAGGTAAACTGCTATTGGCTATGAAAATTATCTTAAGATGATTAAATGTTGCCTGGATGACTTTTATGTCCCATTGCTATTGGCTCAATAATTTATGAGATGGTTAACTGTTGACTTCACAACTATTAAGTTCAATTGCTATTAGTTGCATAAACATAGATGGTGAAATATTGTCTCGATGCAGTTTAATCCACTTTGTCAAGACAAGTTCACTTTCTTTGTTTTTGAGCATGTTACATTGAAAATTATAACTGACGCGAAAGAGAAAATTGCATAATTAACATTGTTGTATGCTGGAAACAAGGTACCAATTTTTCTAGATAATTAAAATGCTTTCAATCCTCTGCCTAAAAATTCAGTTTGACACCAAAAtcttgaaaaatattttttctttcgtTATGTCACAAAAAAATGAATCCCGTATTGGGTAATTAAAATGTTGTTTCGGTGGCTGTTAAATTTGATTAGACTAAATAcactatattttaaatgttgAGGTTATATTGATCGAAAATTTATTTGTTGGTATTGGGTTGATATTGCCGATAGGTCCCTTCTGTGTGGCTTGTCAGCATTAGTTTGAGCGCTTGCTTTAGTTTCAATTGTCTGATCTTCAATCATCTGGTAAcactaattatattttttttttttgaagaagtcaaaatgatatatattaacacaaacaacCTCTCatgcacaagacgtaccgaggtagactaaaTAATTACAAGAGAGTCAGAGAGAtacaatcaaaataaaatcatacaaggctcaaacacaacaatggactagaccaccagctatgaaaaaaaaaaagaaaaattatacaGGGTCAAACCTTACCCAGAATGAAAgcaaagaaatgaaaataacaaacaaaaagaacaaaaataaaacagaaaacaaatCTATGATTAGAGAAACTAACCCTAGTTTTTGGTGAAGAGATGagctatgaagcactgacatCTCTATGTTTAAGCGTGTTGCGGTGTTCGACACATGTTGGATAACTCATATTGGTGtcggaaaaaattcaaattttcctttagtttgacactcctttgatcggtgtTCGACATCTGTAGGTTGTAAGACACTCATATAACACGtatcagacatatctacaagagttaaagatgtgtagaaacaacaatattgatcaatgaaggattgaagacattacatttagattatgatatttttagtttttacgatcgtagatggataaataaaggtaaaatactatcatatcttgttttaaatttttttaaaaaaaataacttgctcaaatttaatttacatgtatatattttgattttcaattatATGGTttcataaatatgtagcggtgtcggtgtactatattttttacattagcagtgttgcggtgtccgtgtcggagtTCGTGCTTCATAGGAGATGAGGCATATGTAATATATCCAAGAGAAGTCGACTTGCCAACATTTCTCTATTCCTCTCTAATACTCTCATAAATTAATAGTACGACGGAGGAGGACCTTTAGACCGGATATTATAATTTCCAACGCTTCGAGCATAtctttgtggtttttttttttttaaaaatagtctGTCGTATTATTACTTCTtttggtcctatatataagaaacatttcactttttagattcattctaAACTTGATGcatctagacaataatatattctatatacataaattttacaatgaatttaaaaagtgaaatgtttcttatatataggactaaTGCAACCTTGTCTTGTTAAATTGTTAAATTACAAGGACTTAAATCAAAACTCCCTATATTTGTATGAacgattttcatatttaagtctttattttttatatgaaaaattgggattaaaaaatgacaaaaatgcTGGATTTTATTTTAACTAAGAAATGCGAGATTATAGCACATACAAATAGGAGATTGAATGGGTAGAGAAAGGTGCGAAAAAGCAGGGATATATGAGCAGGGATATATGCTGCTCTAATATTTGCGGtataatattattcattttCCACTTCCTTCATTTTCCACTTCCTTCATTTTTTTGCTCTCAGCcaaataatattattcataCTTTattgtctctctctctctctctctctctctctctctctctctctctctctctctctctctctctctctctctctctctctctctctctctctctctctctctctctccctctctctctctttcatgCTTCAATCTTTATTGGTATACTTCTCTCATTCCTTGAGGTAAGCTTCATAACAATCTTGCATTatccatattttttatgtagCAATTCTTCTTCATGCATGATGCATGCATTATGTGACCTTGACTTGATATAtcatttgtgttttatttttgttgacaaaatatGTCAATTGTGTTTTCAACTAGTTTTATATTTGGCTGTGCCATTTATTACTTGCATCATTTGTTTTACATGAAAGAAAAATGTATGCATGCACCCAACTTGAGAATTTCTAAATTGATATGCACATTGCACATATTAGAATGGGTTCCATGATTTTTGTTCataaaaatgacataaatagCTAGTTTTCTAAGAGGGGCCAATATTTAGCCATATTAATGTTATAGGAAACTTCACAGTTCGGTTCGAAAAGAACAATTGAATTGAATCGAAcagttacaacttacaacaaCCTAGTAAAATTGAACTAATGGTTTGTCCCGAATCAGCGTAAAGTTATGTGCATTGTTTCGTGATTCTAAACTTGGACTACCCTTACGGAAAATTAAACTTCGTCTTAAACCGGACTAATTTTTTCTGAACCGAACTGTACCAAATTTCTATTGTTATTTTACAATTAGAATGGTTAAATtgcgaaaaaaaaaaatcaaattgaataTTTATGACTgtttaaaaacacaaaaatcaaacGGAACTGCTAATAAGAGAACCAATCGGTGAAATATAGTTTACCAATTGAACCGGGCcaaatagtttcacaattcGTTTTTCTTGGTGttcagtttatttttatttttgttttaggtCTAACTACATATTTGAtgccttacgtttattttaggtttaaatttggttccttacgtttaaaaagtatcaatttggttcCTTACATTTCCACTATTTGCATTAATTAGTCATTTCCGCCAGTTATTCTACTAACACTGTTCGAACTATACACGTGTCCAAGCGTTCATGTGTCTGTCCATATaggcaaacttttttttttttgggtaaatagaGATTTATCCCATGTAAAATAGGcaaattttgcattaccccctgcaaaaaaaaaacaattgtgaTTACCTGCTGTAATATAAAGATTCCTTCAATTACCCCTAATTCGCCAACTAGACATGAAATCTTCTTTTTTGATGATGTGACATGCATTTCTGGATtttcttagaatttttattattataattattccaaatcattgttatttaaaataaaataaaaactataaagAAAAAATCTTCACCTCAAATcccacaacaaaaaaaattccaaaaaacaACCTTCATCTCAAATATCAGGAAACAACCTTCCCTCTCTTTCCCGGTCCTCATTCCTTTGATTTTGGTGAAAGATATGGGTTAATAAAAACAAGTTCAACAACAACACATGTTCTTAAGACatcattaattttgatttaattttaattttttggaaaatcaacaaacaacagAATTTAGATCTGAAAATTGGTGGAAAAGAGAGTGATGCTGCAAGGAAGAGAGATACAATTGGTGGGAAAAAGAGATGGACGACAACGGTGGTGGTGGCTGGTGCCGGTGGTGGAGAATGAATTGtgagattttatgtttttgagaaacttatgagttttttatgtttttggatTTATGGGTTAGAGATTGAATTGATGAGATGAAGTTTAAGATTGAAGATAAAATTTGTTGTTGTTCTAGATTCATGtgtgttgtgttgttttgattttttttaattgaatgaaagaatgggttgttgttgtttgttcttcCCATGAGAGTGATGAAGATTGTTGATTGTTTTtcccctttttttcttttttaataacatAACTCAATATatggcaaaataaaaattaaataaataaaaacagtaaaaaaaaaagccatGTGTCAAAAACAAAGCCACATGTGGTTGTCATGTCAGCAAAATTAAGATTCCAAATCCAAGTTGTCAATTCAGGGaataaaacaaagaatcttGATATTACGAGGGGaatcacaactttttattttacagtgGGTAATGCAAAATTTGCCTATTTTGTAGGGTGTAAAACCCtgtttatcctttttttttgttttgaaaactccACATAGGCAAACTGTCTGCCACGTGTGATAAAACTGACGGAAAGGATTAACTAATGCAAACGGTGgaaacgtaagggatcaaattgaaacctaaaataaacgtaatgGACCAATGTGTagttaaaatctttttttttttttgacttgaCAAGCTAGCATGTTAGTTTAACCTTGCATATTTGTGTTGTTTGCAAATGATTCAAGACAAAATAGCATAATATTTGCAACCTGCATGCATTTCCCAATTTTGCAGAGAGAAGTAAATCATGTAGAGAGAGAGAAGGAAAGACATTGAGGTATGGCCAATGAGCAAATCCAAGTGCTAAATAAACTTGATGTAGCAAAAACACAATGTTACCATTTCACAGCAATTATCATAGCTGGTATGGGATTCTTCACCGATGCCTACGATCTATTCTGCGTATCACTTGTCACAAAGCTACTCGGTCGCATATACTACCATGTCAATGGAGCTGAAAACCCAGGGACATTACCACCAAATGTTGCAGGAGCGGTTAACGGCATTGCTTTTGTTGGAACACTTTTCGGACAACTTTACTTCGGATGGCTCGGAGACAAATTAGGCCGTAAAAAAGTCTATGGCTTGACATTAGCCCTTATGGTTTTATGTTCCTTATGTTCAGGTCTTTCTTGTGGAACTGGACCAAAAGCTGTGATGACAactctttgtttttttagattttgGCTTGGTTTTGGTATTGGTGGTGATTATCCACTTTCTGCTACTATTATGTCAGAATACTCAAATAAAAAGACACGTGGCGCATTTATAGCTGCAGTTTTTGCTATGCAGGGTTTTGGAATTTTAGCAGGTGGTGCATTTGCTATGTTAGTTTCAACTGCatttaaatcaaaatttgatGCACCAGCTTACATGGTTGATCCATTAGGTTCAACGGTTCCTGAAGCCGATTATGTTTGGAGGATAATCGTAATGTTTGGAGCAATTCCAGCTGcaatgacttattatttaagatCTAAGATGCCTGAAACTGCACGCTACACCGCACTTGTTGAGAAGAATATTGAAAAAGCTGCAGCAGATATGTCTAAGGTTTTGAACACAGATATTAAAGCTGAACCTACAATAGTTGTTGATCCTATTCAAGAGAAGAATCAATTTGGACTTCTTTCGAAAGAGTTTATGTCTCGTCATGGTTTGCATTTACTCGGAACAACATCCACATGGTTTTTGCTTGATGTCGCATTTTATAGTCAAAATCTTTTCCAGAAAGATATCTTCAGTGATGTTGGTTGGATTCCAGCTGCAAAGACGATGAATGCACTCGAAGAGGTTTTTAGAATTGCGAGAGCACAAACTCTTATTGCATTAGGCAGTACAGTTCCTGGTTACTGGTTCACGGTTGCATTCATAGATAGAATTGGAAGGTTCACTATTCAGTTAATGGGATTCTTTTTCATGACACTTTTTATGTTCACTCTTGCTATTCCTTATGATTACTGGACACTTAAAGAAAACAGAAACGGGTTTATTGTGCTCTATTCCTTAACTTTCTTCTTTGCGAATTTCGGGCCTAATGCTACCACATTTGTTGTGGCAGCCGAGATTTTCCCAGCTAGGTTTAGATCAACTTGTCACGGAATATCGTCTGCATCAGGGAAATTAGGAGCGATGGTTGGCGCATTCGGGTTTTTATATTTGGCACAGAATCAGGACCCGAGTAAAGCCGATGCAGGCTACCCTGCAGGTATTGGTGTGAGAAACTCATTGCTTTTGTTAGGTGCGATTAACATTTTGGGATTCTGCTTTACTTTCTTAGTTCCTGAGACAAAAGGAAAATCTCTTGAAGAAATATCAGGTGAGGAAATTGACGAAATTGTTGATACTACCAGTCATCAAAGCAACAATAGTGGCAGATTGATGTCATATCCTTAGGTTATGAGCTtatgatcatcatcatcatcatcgacAAAACTACTAACTGTGCTCCAACCAGCTTGAACCAAGGTTGGCTCAAATGTAATGAGGATGTAGGATTTATCTCAATACTGGTATTAAGTCATCGGCGGGTCAAAAACAATGGAGGCGAATTTATTCTAGTTCAAACTAGTTGGAAGTATGCAAAGTTGTCTACGATTGAACAGGTAAAGATTGTGTTATATGAAGCAATTCAGATGACCATCAACAAAGGGTAGTAGTATTTGAGAGTGTATCTCAAATGTTAGTAGGCTCGATTTATCCGAAGTGACTGGTAGGTAGATCAGAGTTTAGTTCTATTAATTTTAGCATTCGTACTAGCTTGTGAATATTCGTACTAGCTTATGAAAGTAAGTttgatttattaaaataaataatcacaACTCAAGTgatgcacaaattttaatatatactcCCCATTATGTGTTTCAAATATACAGTTAACAATATTTATAGTTGATGGTTATAATAGAAAAATGTCACAATTCCGTACATCGAATGTCATTGACCATAATTTCTATCGTAAGAACATGATAGGATATAAATTAGAATAATCATATGCTCCCTccgtttttttataagtgtctAGTTTGATTATATTTAGCGTTTCTAATTAACTGTTCAATTTATGTTTTAAggatacgatttgtcaattatacctTTTGTCAATTATtctaattttttcaataaaactaattaatgttatatatttgaaaaactaaatctttttttttttcaaatatttttttggttcataacatattaaattttgttttttttttgtgtacataatatattaaatttattggaaagagaaagtgcgtgcaaaaaaataggaatttattggtgaattaaaataagagtaTCATAGAAAGATCTGCAAAaatccactttcttaattttgtgttatcattctaactgGCCACTTATgaaaaaacggagggagtaatatagACAAAATAACTAGACTTTCAATATTAAAGGGATCATCTGGGTGCAACTACAAAGACTACTCTCCTCAAGATAACTAAGATCCATTTAAGAGGTTGGCCTCtcccaaaaaaaatgtttctccATATGCACTGGTCGGAGATCGACCCcaagatcaaatggttaaggggTCCAAATATCagatattaattgtttttttttaccaatataCCTTCAATTATATTGCATCTTTTTCTACAATTTGTAATAAATACTCCAAATAAAACATTAACCCtcttatataaaaacaaaaaaaacattaaccCATTCACTCTCTTGaagaataaaattgtaaaactaatatcaattatcaacaaatttaatagcATAATTCACTTTCTTAATTTCCGTAATTTTCTCAAAGAGATCTTATATTTGCGGACgaatgtattaaatatgaaaagaaTAATATAAGTCTTTTTGTCTCCATGGATTTAAAAAGAATATGAaaaattttctttaataaatatatgaaaacaaAGCCATGCCTATGATGAATTTTATGCGTTTATTCCACTATTAGTACAATTTATTTGAAGGGATCCTTCAaaaatttttttgaaggaatctaaataaaaatattattgccttctcacattttttatttattaaatttctctcacttttttttattgaaaaaacttCTCTCTCCCAAGCAATACACTTTATTCTGTTTTCACATACATTCTACTCGCATTTATTCCATTTACAAAATCAGATGGTGGACACATTATTTGATGATGGGGAGTCTCAGGAGCAACAATAGGCTACAACTCAAAATCTTAACGCATTGAGTATATGACTCACATCTcttatatattgtttgtttaACTCATTCACCgtcaaatatataacattaattagttttattgaaaaaaataaaaataattgacaaaaggtataattgacaaatcgtatccTTAAAACATAAATTGAACAGTTAATTAAAAACGCTAAATATAATCAAACTagacacttataaaaaaatggagggagtatatgatTATTCTCTCTCCCACTTAAATGTGTGAAATtaactaaatttttatttatttttgttaaagttTAACTATTAGATTAGtttagtaaaaaacaaaaactattagATTACttaattatcaaaaataaaataaaatcatacatCAGCAGGGATTCTCGTGCACGATGCTCGTTCAAGCAATTCATATGGCTTGCTTGCGTGTGAGTTGTGTGGACTGAAAGAAATCATAGATTGTTCATAGGCTCGGCAAATTCAGTACATCAGATGTTTGACAAGATCAAGACTTTATCTTACATGTGGTTAAAAGTGATGAGTGgtactttagctttgaactgccatagtttgtggtctagtcctttgcttTGTTTGGATCTTGTATAGTtactttatgatttttttttttttttgtattttgaactTTCTTGTAACATTCTAGTCTCCCTTAACACATCTTGTGCTGATGACATTacttttgaagtagcaaagtttttcacaagaaaggggaggtttgaattgtgaccctttttgaATTTATACTTAAGTCACAAAATAAATAGTTagtgataaaattatttttgtgctcagtg from Trifolium pratense cultivar HEN17-A07 linkage group LG1, ARS_RC_1.1, whole genome shotgun sequence includes these protein-coding regions:
- the LOC123903059 gene encoding inorganic phosphate transporter 1-4-like, with translation MANEQIQVLNKLDVAKTQCYHFTAIIIAGMGFFTDAYDLFCVSLVTKLLGRIYYHVNGAENPGTLPPNVAGAVNGIAFVGTLFGQLYFGWLGDKLGRKKVYGLTLALMVLCSLCSGLSCGTGPKAVMTTLCFFRFWLGFGIGGDYPLSATIMSEYSNKKTRGAFIAAVFAMQGFGILAGGAFAMLVSTAFKSKFDAPAYMVDPLGSTVPEADYVWRIIVMFGAIPAAMTYYLRSKMPETARYTALVEKNIEKAAADMSKVLNTDIKAEPTIVVDPIQEKNQFGLLSKEFMSRHGLHLLGTTSTWFLLDVAFYSQNLFQKDIFSDVGWIPAAKTMNALEEVFRIARAQTLIALGSTVPGYWFTVAFIDRIGRFTIQLMGFFFMTLFMFTLAIPYDYWTLKENRNGFIVLYSLTFFFANFGPNATTFVVAAEIFPARFRSTCHGISSASGKLGAMVGAFGFLYLAQNQDPSKADAGYPAGIGVRNSLLLLGAINILGFCFTFLVPETKGKSLEEISGEEIDEIVDTTSHQSNNSGRLMSYP